The genomic DNA GCTTGTGGTATTGCCATTATATCGGCAGCAAGTCCGATGATGCAGGAAAAATTAAATTACACACCTATGGAAGCAGCTGGAATAGTAGGTTTAATAGGCGTATTTAATGGTTTAGGTAGAATTATGTGGTCCAGTCTTTCAGATTATTTAGGGCGTGCAAATACATACATTATATTCTTTGCTTTTCAAATTCTGGCATTCTTTTTCTTACCAAAAATTTCCATGGAAATAGCTTTCTTGGTAGTTCTGTTTACGGTTATTACTATGTATGGTGGCGGATTTGCAACCTTGCCAGCGTTTTTAGGTGATTTATTTGGAACTAAACAATTGGGGGCGATTCACGGTATGGTATTAGCTGCCTGGGGATTAGCAGGTGTTGTAGGGCCTACAATTTACGATGTTGTTAAAAATGCCACAGGATCATTGGATGCCACTCTAGAAGTCTTTGCAGGCTTATTTGTTATCGCGTTGATTGTGTCATTATTAATGAAACGTACAGTAAATAAAGCGTATAAAAAAATAGATGAAAAATTGAATTTTGCTTAAACAGCATCATTTTATTATGTCTTAGTCGAGAGAAGCACTTTCATTTAGTTGAAAGTGCTTTTTTCATTTATTTGAGTTGTGTCTTTAAAGCGTATTATTTTATTCGCGATCTTATAAATTTGAATTGTCCATTATGGTTAGATTCATGCTCGCATACATGAAACCATTTACAGTAGTTGTTTGTGGGGCCCCATGGAAAATCATTATCGACAGACATTAACCATTCATCATCTCGATTTGCAAACTCTTTCAGTGTGTTTTCTCTTATTTCAGAAAGATGATTTAAATAATAATCGAAGTTATTTCCTTTAATTTCTTTTCTTGCTTTTTCTCCTAAGCCAGAAGCTACATTCCATTTATCTTTATCTTCTTTAGACCAATCTCCCCATTTTTTATTTTCAAATGTATGAATTTGATAAAAGCGTTCAGTAGCAGCTAAGTGCATAAGCATGGCTCCAATAGTATTCGCATTTTCGTCAATCAAAAA from Flavivirga abyssicola includes the following:
- a CDS encoding DinB family protein; this translates as MENELKSVNRRNFIKTSSLLTIGTLGSTSLFAAPHLKPLGNVSQEDDINIVGPKEGYTPQIGTLVSMMNWMRMVILAPVKDMSISDLDFLIDENANTIGAMLMHLAATERFYQIHTFENKKWGDWSKEDKDKWNVASGLGEKARKEIKGNNFDYYLNHLSEIRENTLKEFANRDDEWLMSVDNDFPWGPTNNYCKWFHVCEHESNHNGQFKFIRSRIK